In Gemmatimonadales bacterium, the following proteins share a genomic window:
- a CDS encoding UDP-glucuronic acid decarboxylase family protein gives MRILVTGGAGFIGSHLCERLLNEGHEVLCLDNFFTGRRENVDHLLERSEFKLMRQDVTEPIYVPVDQIYNLACPASPVHYQYNPVKTVKSNVMGAINMLVLAKRVGARILQASTSEIYGDPTIHPQPETYWGNVNPIGPRSCYDEGKRVAETLFMDYHREDGVDIRIARIFNTYGPRMAEADGRVVSNFIVQALRGEPLTLYGDGSQTRSFCYVDELVDGLMRLMAAEKRNQPVNLGNPVEFTIRELAEEVAKVVGKEVKIVSKPLPQDDPTQRQPDITRAREWLGWEPKIHLVEGLGRTVEFFRKRPPRETGAGTRAVGSRGAESTTD, from the coding sequence ATGCGTATCCTCGTCACCGGCGGTGCCGGCTTCATCGGATCCCACCTCTGCGAGCGCCTGCTCAACGAGGGGCACGAGGTCCTCTGCCTCGACAACTTCTTCACCGGGCGGCGGGAGAACGTCGACCACCTGCTGGAGCGGTCCGAGTTCAAGCTGATGCGGCAGGACGTGACCGAGCCGATCTACGTGCCGGTCGACCAGATCTACAACCTGGCCTGCCCCGCCTCCCCGGTGCACTACCAGTACAACCCGGTCAAGACGGTCAAGTCGAACGTGATGGGCGCCATCAACATGCTGGTGCTGGCCAAGCGGGTCGGCGCCCGGATCCTGCAGGCGTCCACCTCGGAGATCTACGGCGATCCCACCATCCATCCGCAGCCGGAGACCTACTGGGGCAACGTGAACCCGATCGGCCCGCGCTCCTGCTACGACGAAGGCAAGCGCGTGGCCGAGACGCTGTTCATGGACTATCATCGGGAGGACGGGGTGGACATCCGCATCGCGCGGATCTTCAACACCTACGGTCCCCGGATGGCCGAGGCGGATGGGCGGGTGGTCTCCAACTTCATCGTCCAGGCGCTCCGGGGCGAGCCGCTCACGCTTTATGGCGATGGCTCCCAGACCCGCTCCTTCTGCTATGTGGACGAGCTGGTGGACGGGCTGATGCGGCTGATGGCCGCGGAGAAGCGGAATCAGCCGGTCAACCTGGGCAATCCGGTGGAGTTCACCATCCGGGAGCTGGCCGAGGAGGTGGCCAAGGTGGTGGGGAAGGAAGTGAAGATCGTCTCCAAGCCGCTGCCCCAGGACGACCCGACCCAGCGTCAGCCGGACATCACCCGCGCCCGCGAGTGGCTCGGCTGGGAGCCCAAGATCCACCTGGTGGAGGGGCTGGGGCGGACGGTGGAGTTCTTCAGGAAACGTCCGCCGAGGGAGACGGGGGCGGGAACCAGGGCTGTCGGCTCACGGGGGGCGGAAAGCACTACCGACTAG
- a CDS encoding DUF192 domain-containing protein: MRLVQVINADRGVELGRRIALADHWLSRLRGLLGRPEPQPGEGLLLVPCRSVHMMGMRYPIDVAFLDSDRRVLSIHCGLRPGPRTAGIRGARYALELPSGTLDATGTVPGNRLNWQESTL, encoded by the coding sequence ATGAGGCTGGTGCAGGTCATCAATGCGGACCGGGGAGTCGAGCTGGGTCGCCGGATCGCGCTGGCTGACCACTGGCTTTCCCGGCTCCGCGGCCTGCTGGGGCGGCCCGAGCCCCAGCCGGGCGAAGGCCTGCTCCTGGTGCCCTGCCGGTCGGTGCACATGATGGGCATGCGTTATCCGATCGACGTCGCGTTCCTGGATTCAGATCGGCGGGTGCTGTCGATTCATTGCGGGCTTCGTCCCGGGCCGCGCACCGCCGGAATCCGTGGCGCCCGCTACGCGCTCGAGCTTCCCAGTGGTACGCTGGACGCCACCGGAACCGTTCCCGGTAACCGACTCAACTGGCAGGAGAGCACGCTATGA
- a CDS encoding VWA domain-containing protein — MRFTTYSKYHPELADAVNLQGLLDQLSDFLLQSGFAGGSPSFWNDEMGEGDRSLDALRQAILQALMDSGQLTPDMLKVLRGESTGDPAQDKDIEGQLGELLDKIVQRLIDEGYLNVGQAPQVPQGYQSMFGPGGQARSAAQQVQFNLTEKGIDFLGYKTLKNLLGSVGKSSFGAHDTPYLATGVEAEGVSKQYEFGDVLNLDVPATLTNAIAREGLGVPINIEYSDLMVSQSEYRSSAATVLMLDCSHSMILYGEDRFTPAKKVALALTHLIRTQYPGDSLRVVLFHDSAEEIPLSALATAQVGPYHTNTAEGLKLARRILQAQKKDMRQIIMITDGKPSALTMPDGRIYVNSMGLDPQILQATYREVANCRRNGIMINTFMLARDRSLVEFVKQVASICKGKAYFTNTMTLGQFILMDFMKRKTRRVS, encoded by the coding sequence ATGCGCTTCACGACCTATTCCAAATACCACCCCGAGCTCGCCGACGCAGTGAATCTGCAGGGGCTGCTCGACCAGCTGAGCGACTTCCTGCTCCAGTCGGGGTTCGCCGGGGGCTCGCCGTCGTTCTGGAACGACGAGATGGGCGAGGGCGACCGGTCGCTGGACGCGCTGCGCCAGGCCATCCTCCAGGCGCTGATGGACTCGGGGCAGCTCACCCCCGACATGCTCAAGGTGCTCCGCGGCGAGTCCACCGGCGACCCGGCCCAGGACAAGGACATCGAAGGGCAACTCGGCGAGCTGCTCGACAAGATCGTCCAGCGGCTGATCGACGAAGGCTACCTCAACGTCGGCCAGGCACCCCAGGTGCCCCAGGGCTACCAGTCGATGTTCGGCCCAGGCGGCCAGGCCCGCTCGGCCGCCCAGCAGGTGCAGTTCAATCTCACCGAGAAAGGCATCGACTTTCTCGGCTACAAGACCCTCAAGAACCTGCTGGGCAGCGTCGGCAAGTCGAGCTTCGGCGCGCACGACACGCCCTACCTCGCCACCGGAGTCGAGGCCGAAGGGGTGAGCAAGCAGTACGAATTCGGGGACGTGCTCAACCTCGATGTGCCCGCCACTCTCACCAACGCCATCGCCCGCGAGGGGCTGGGCGTGCCCATCAACATCGAGTACAGCGACCTGATGGTGAGCCAGTCGGAGTACCGCTCCTCCGCCGCTACCGTGCTGATGCTGGACTGCTCGCACTCGATGATCCTCTACGGCGAGGACCGCTTCACCCCGGCCAAGAAGGTGGCGCTGGCGCTCACCCACCTGATCCGCACCCAGTACCCCGGCGACAGTCTCCGCGTGGTGCTCTTCCACGACTCGGCCGAGGAGATTCCGTTGAGCGCGCTGGCCACGGCGCAGGTGGGACCCTATCACACCAACACAGCCGAGGGGCTCAAGCTGGCCCGGCGTATCCTGCAGGCGCAGAAGAAGGACATGCGGCAGATCATCATGATCACCGACGGGAAGCCGTCGGCGCTCACCATGCCGGACGGGCGGATCTACGTGAACTCGATGGGGCTCGACCCGCAGATCCTCCAGGCCACCTACCGCGAAGTGGCCAATTGCCGCCGCAACGGCATCATGATCAACACCTTCATGCTCGCCCGGGACCGGAGTCTGGTGGAGTTCGTCAAGCAGGTCGCCTCGATCTGCAAAGGCAAGGCTTACTTCACCAACACGATGACGCTGGGCCAGTTCATCCTGATGGACTTCATGAAGCGGAAGACGCGACGGGTCTCCTAG
- a CDS encoding CpaF family protein, producing the protein MANHGAVTPGGGGANGQRALMPWERAKAAADAAGSNGSSGGMLSDAANLHALQQVKGRIHRKLLERLNLSNLDRLDRGQVAEAIRKVVHDLITQESLPLNFEERDLVVNQVLDEIFGLGPLEPLIQDPEVSDILVNTYKQVFIERHGRLERTDVIFQDDRHLLQVIDRIVSAVGRRIDDSSPMVDARLPDGSRVNAIIKPLALDGPHLSIRKFKRDALSGEDLLRTESLTEPMLELLKCVVKARLNVLISGGTGAGKTTLLNIMSSYIPPNERVLTIEDSAELQLKQPHVVRLETRPANIEGSGEVPQRLLLVNALRMRPDRIIMGECRGAEAIDMLQAMNTGHDGSITTLHANTPRDALSRLETMISMANLDLPERAMRQQIASAINVVIQVSRMSDGTRKIMQLSEIVGMEGDIITMQDIFVYEREGIGPDEKVLGHFRATGIRPRFSERLKAFGIDLSSLLFSNLSSPEAARGGAQRW; encoded by the coding sequence ATGGCCAATCACGGCGCAGTGACACCGGGGGGTGGGGGAGCCAACGGGCAGCGCGCGCTGATGCCCTGGGAGCGCGCCAAGGCCGCGGCCGACGCGGCCGGCTCCAATGGGTCGAGCGGTGGCATGCTCAGCGACGCTGCCAACCTGCACGCGCTGCAGCAGGTCAAAGGCCGGATCCACCGGAAGCTGCTGGAACGACTCAACCTCTCCAACCTCGACCGGCTGGACCGCGGGCAGGTCGCCGAGGCGATCCGCAAGGTGGTGCACGACCTGATCACTCAGGAGTCGCTGCCGCTGAACTTCGAGGAGCGGGACCTGGTGGTGAACCAGGTGCTGGATGAGATCTTCGGGTTGGGACCGCTGGAGCCGCTGATCCAGGATCCCGAGGTCTCCGACATCCTGGTGAATACCTACAAGCAGGTCTTCATCGAGCGGCACGGCCGGCTGGAACGGACCGACGTCATCTTCCAAGACGACCGCCACCTGCTCCAGGTGATCGACCGCATCGTCTCGGCCGTGGGCCGCCGGATCGACGACTCCTCGCCGATGGTGGACGCCCGCCTGCCTGACGGCTCCCGTGTCAATGCCATTATCAAGCCGCTCGCGCTGGACGGGCCTCACCTCTCGATCCGTAAGTTCAAGCGCGACGCGCTCTCCGGCGAGGACCTGTTGCGCACCGAGAGCCTGACCGAGCCGATGCTCGAGCTGCTCAAGTGCGTGGTCAAAGCGCGGCTCAATGTGCTCATCTCGGGCGGCACTGGCGCTGGCAAGACGACGCTGCTCAATATCATGTCGTCCTACATCCCGCCTAACGAGCGGGTCCTCACCATCGAGGACTCGGCCGAGCTCCAGCTCAAGCAACCTCATGTGGTACGGCTGGAGACCCGGCCGGCCAACATCGAGGGCTCGGGAGAGGTGCCGCAGCGGCTCCTCCTGGTCAACGCCCTCCGTATGCGGCCCGACCGGATCATCATGGGTGAGTGCCGCGGAGCCGAAGCGATCGACATGCTGCAGGCGATGAACACCGGCCATGACGGATCGATCACCACGCTGCACGCCAACACCCCGCGCGATGCGTTGAGCCGCCTGGAGACCATGATCTCCATGGCAAACCTCGACCTGCCGGAGCGGGCCATGCGGCAGCAGATCGCCAGCGCGATCAACGTGGTGATCCAGGTGAGCCGTATGTCGGACGGCACCCGGAAGATCATGCAGCTTTCGGAGATCGTCGGCATGGAAGGTGACATCATCACCATGCAGGACATCTTCGTATATGAACGCGAGGGGATCGGTCCCGATGAAAAGGTGTTGGGGCACTTCCGCGCCACCGGTATTCGGCCGCGCTTCTCTGAGCGGCTCAAGGCGTTCGGCATCGATCTCTCGAGCTTGCTCTTCTCCAATCTCAGTTCGCCCGAAGCGGCGCGCGGAGGAGCCCAGCGATGGTAG
- a CDS encoding M48 family metalloprotease translates to MTPRRALSRLLLPALLIAGSVSNCARNPVTGKNELSLVSESQEIEMGKQASQEVAQTIGIYQNPQLEAYVSGIGKRIAAASERPNLPWEFHVVNDASVNAFALPGGFIYVTRGLLGYVTNEAELATVVGHEIGHVTNRHSVQQISKAQVAQLGLGLGSILSPQVAQLAGVASQGLQLLFLKYSRDYENQADLAGFRYALNQGYDVRQMSNMFETLDRVGQASGGGKLPQWLETHPDPENRIKATEQRLDTLHKDLSKAIVGRDQYLQHVQNLTFGEDPRQGYFVGNRFYHPDLRFQLTFPEGWQTQNGASAVVAQSPAQDAMFQLGLAGKASPREAAQQFLSQQGIQAGQSSTASINGLPAATSYFQAQDQQGGTIQGVVSFVSYNGTTYGLMGYTAGGKLGTYDQAFRQSIGSFSQLSDPAALNVKPAKVELVKLPRQMTLEQFNAQYPSTIPIEQLAIINEIAEPASSIPAGTTVKRVVGGMGPKGENQAVGQ, encoded by the coding sequence ATGACGCCACGTCGTGCCCTCTCCCGGCTCCTCCTCCCGGCGCTCCTCATCGCCGGCTCGGTGTCGAACTGCGCCAGGAACCCGGTGACCGGGAAGAACGAGCTGTCGCTGGTTTCCGAGTCGCAGGAGATCGAGATGGGCAAGCAGGCCTCCCAGGAAGTGGCCCAGACCATCGGGATCTACCAGAATCCGCAGCTCGAGGCGTATGTCTCGGGGATCGGAAAGCGGATCGCGGCCGCCTCCGAGCGGCCCAACTTGCCGTGGGAGTTCCACGTGGTAAACGACGCCTCGGTCAACGCCTTCGCGCTGCCGGGCGGGTTCATCTACGTCACCCGCGGCCTGCTGGGCTACGTGACCAACGAGGCCGAGCTGGCCACGGTGGTGGGGCACGAGATCGGCCACGTGACCAACCGCCACTCGGTGCAGCAGATCAGCAAGGCCCAGGTGGCCCAGCTCGGCCTCGGCCTGGGGAGCATCCTCTCGCCCCAGGTGGCACAACTCGCCGGAGTGGCCAGCCAGGGGCTCCAGCTCCTCTTCCTCAAGTACAGCCGGGACTACGAGAACCAGGCCGACCTGGCCGGCTTCCGCTACGCGCTCAACCAGGGCTACGACGTCCGGCAGATGAGCAACATGTTCGAGACGCTGGACCGGGTGGGCCAGGCAAGCGGGGGCGGCAAGCTGCCGCAGTGGCTGGAGACGCACCCCGACCCGGAGAACCGGATCAAGGCGACCGAACAGCGGCTCGACACCCTGCACAAGGACCTGTCGAAGGCGATCGTGGGCCGAGATCAGTATCTCCAGCACGTGCAGAACCTGACGTTCGGGGAGGACCCGAGGCAGGGGTATTTCGTGGGCAACCGCTTCTATCATCCTGACCTGCGGTTCCAGCTCACCTTCCCGGAGGGCTGGCAGACCCAGAACGGCGCCAGCGCGGTGGTGGCCCAGAGCCCGGCCCAGGACGCGATGTTCCAGCTCGGCCTCGCGGGCAAAGCCTCGCCGCGGGAGGCGGCCCAGCAGTTCCTCTCACAGCAGGGAATCCAGGCCGGCCAAAGCTCGACCGCCAGCATCAACGGCCTGCCCGCTGCTACCAGCTACTTCCAGGCGCAGGACCAGCAGGGCGGGACGATCCAGGGTGTGGTGAGCTTCGTCTCCTACAACGGGACCACCTACGGACTGATGGGCTACACTGCGGGCGGCAAGCTCGGCACCTATGACCAGGCATTCCGCCAGTCGATCGGCAGCTTCTCGCAGCTGAGCGACCCGGCCGCGCTCAACGTGAAGCCCGCCAAGGTCGAGCTGGTCAAGCTGCCGCGGCAGATGACGCTGGAGCAGTTCAATGCGCAGTACCCGTCCACGATCCCCATCGAGCAGCTCGCGATCATCAATGAGATCGCGGAGCCGGCGTCGAGCATCCCCGCGGGGACGACGGTGAAGCGGGTGGTGGGAGGGATGGGGCCGAAGGGCGAGAATCAGGCGGTGGGGCAGTAG
- a CDS encoding type II secretion system F family protein produces MVGIPNNIWIPAFVAFIAVALGTVSIALLWEWAQEQRRKTKMVGELRSLANENFESGSGRPIFRSAILDSPWLRPLAARMPALQDAELMLQQAHLSWTLQTLIIISIGLSVALGFSILILTQSFLIAIPVAVLGALMPTLYARFRRDRRLSQFEEMLPESIDLVGRALRAGHPLSSGFKMAADDGAEPVASEFRRVFEEQRFGLPVQDSLLGMADRVNIVDVRILVTAILIQREVGGNLAEILDNLAAVIRARFTIRRQIKVYTAQGRMTGYLLSLLPFFLFGILYWIAPEYMIVLFTDPIGKVLVATALSMQLAGFFWIRKIVNIEI; encoded by the coding sequence ATGGTAGGGATTCCCAACAACATCTGGATCCCGGCCTTCGTCGCCTTCATCGCGGTGGCGCTGGGTACGGTTTCCATCGCGCTCTTATGGGAATGGGCTCAGGAGCAGCGGCGGAAGACCAAGATGGTGGGGGAGCTGCGCTCGCTGGCCAACGAGAACTTCGAGAGCGGCTCCGGGCGCCCGATCTTCCGGTCGGCAATTCTCGATTCTCCCTGGCTCCGGCCGCTCGCTGCCCGGATGCCGGCTCTGCAGGACGCCGAGCTGATGCTCCAGCAGGCCCATCTGTCATGGACCCTGCAGACGCTGATTATTATCTCGATCGGACTCTCGGTGGCGCTGGGGTTCTCGATCCTGATCCTCACCCAGTCATTCTTGATCGCCATTCCGGTCGCCGTGCTGGGTGCGCTGATGCCGACGCTGTATGCGCGCTTCCGCCGAGACCGGCGGCTTAGCCAATTCGAGGAAATGCTGCCGGAGTCGATCGACCTAGTGGGCCGGGCTCTACGGGCGGGGCACCCGCTTTCCTCCGGCTTCAAGATGGCCGCGGATGACGGCGCCGAACCGGTGGCGAGCGAGTTCCGCCGAGTGTTCGAAGAGCAGCGGTTCGGGCTGCCGGTGCAGGACTCATTGCTGGGCATGGCCGACCGGGTGAACATCGTGGACGTCCGCATCCTGGTGACTGCCATCCTCATCCAGCGCGAGGTCGGCGGCAACCTGGCCGAGATCCTGGACAATCTGGCGGCCGTGATCCGAGCGCGCTTCACCATTCGTCGCCAGATCAAGGTGTATACGGCTCAGGGCCGAATGACGGGCTACCTGCTCTCGTTGCTGCCCTTTTTCCTTTTCGGCATTCTGTACTGGATTGCCCCGGAATACATGATCGTCCTGTTCACCGACCCGATCGGAAAGGTGCTCGTGGCGACGGCCCTGAGCATGCAGCTCGCCGGATTTTTCTGGATCCGGAAGATCGTCAACATCGAAATCTGA
- a CDS encoding type II secretion system F family protein produces MLALIAVLTAFAVVSLLLLLGQVAPGRGTLSTQLDELQSIGGPEETLARRRRQARSDRLKAVLQAFGERMESGRKDTSQVRLFLLQAGYPEHNAVAIYWASRVTLAASFTVGALLLLPLAGVSAVQTMLGVLWLGAMGWVFPVFYVRSRLKSRQKEIQKAMPDMLDMLVVCVEAGLGLNQALVRVADEIDHVSLVMSEQLALVNLEMRAGTPRDEALKNLAERTGLPDIKSLVGMLIQTDRFGTSVADALRVHSETMRTKRRQRAEEAAAKTTIKLVFPLVLFVFPAMFVVVLGPSVIALYRMFVNLQ; encoded by the coding sequence ATGCTGGCGTTGATCGCGGTGCTGACCGCGTTTGCGGTCGTTTCGCTGTTGCTGCTGCTGGGGCAGGTCGCCCCCGGCCGGGGAACTCTGTCCACCCAGCTCGACGAGCTGCAGTCGATCGGCGGCCCCGAGGAGACCCTGGCCCGCCGCCGCCGGCAGGCACGGTCGGACCGCCTCAAGGCGGTGCTTCAGGCGTTCGGCGAGCGGATGGAAAGCGGACGCAAGGACACCAGTCAGGTGCGACTGTTCCTGCTTCAGGCTGGCTATCCGGAACATAATGCGGTCGCCATCTACTGGGCCTCGCGCGTTACGCTGGCCGCCTCGTTCACGGTCGGAGCGCTGCTGCTTCTTCCGCTCGCAGGCGTGTCTGCGGTTCAGACCATGCTGGGGGTGCTGTGGCTCGGCGCCATGGGATGGGTCTTCCCCGTGTTCTACGTCCGAAGCCGCCTCAAGTCCCGCCAGAAGGAGATCCAGAAGGCGATGCCGGACATGCTGGACATGCTGGTGGTCTGCGTCGAGGCGGGGCTGGGCCTCAACCAGGCGCTGGTCCGGGTGGCCGATGAGATCGACCATGTAAGCCTGGTCATGAGCGAGCAGCTCGCCCTGGTGAATCTGGAGATGCGGGCCGGCACCCCCCGCGACGAGGCCCTCAAGAACCTGGCGGAGCGTACCGGACTGCCTGACATCAAGTCCCTGGTGGGCATGCTGATCCAGACGGACCGCTTCGGCACGTCGGTTGCCGACGCACTTCGAGTCCACTCCGAAACCATGCGCACCAAGCGCCGGCAACGGGCCGAGGAGGCGGCGGCCAAGACGACCATCAAGCTGGTCTTCCCGCTGGTGCTCTTCGTCTTCCCGGCAATGTTCGTTGTGGTATTGGGGCCGTCGGTCATCGCTCTGTACAGGATGTTCGTCAACCTTCAATGA